The following proteins come from a genomic window of Varunaivibrio sulfuroxidans:
- the queF gene encoding preQ(1) synthase: MSDYSQTNLSQLGHAAAAPDNPEDAVLEAVPNPQAGTDFLARFTVPEFTSVCPVTGQPDFAHLVIDIVPDALLIESKSLKLYLTSFRNHGAFHEDCTVAIAQKIIAAAHPKWLRIGGYWFPRGGIPIDVFYQYGDAPQGVWIPDQGVSPYRGRG; encoded by the coding sequence ATGAGCGACTATTCGCAAACCAACCTTTCCCAGCTTGGCCACGCCGCCGCCGCGCCGGACAACCCCGAGGACGCGGTTCTGGAGGCCGTACCCAACCCCCAAGCCGGAACCGATTTCCTCGCCCGCTTCACGGTGCCCGAGTTTACCTCGGTGTGTCCGGTGACCGGCCAGCCCGATTTCGCTCACCTGGTGATCGACATCGTCCCCGATGCGCTGCTGATCGAAAGCAAATCGCTAAAGCTATACCTGACGTCGTTTCGCAACCACGGCGCGTTTCACGAAGATTGCACGGTGGCCATAGCGCAAAAAATCATCGCCGCCGCCCACCCCAAATGGCTGCGCATCGGCGGCTATTGGTTCCCCCGCGGCGGCATACCGATCGACGTATTTTATCAATACGGCGACGCCCCCCAGGGGGTTTGGATTCCCGATCAGGGCGTATCCCCCTATCGTGGGCGGGGATAA
- a CDS encoding BMP family ABC transporter substrate-binding protein gives MKSADFARVVREYAEKGYDLIVGVGAVIPIPDVNRLANAFCVGAEDVNEAVKCEFLFIGSFFDPPKAKEVAIAQIEAGADVLFAERFGVVEAGVYTAQDLGGFSLMGGRTSPLVMRRTPSRPPMSRP, from the coding sequence GTGAAATCGGCGGATTTCGCCCGCGTTGTGCGCGAATATGCCGAAAAAGGCTATGATTTGATCGTCGGCGTCGGCGCGGTGATACCGATTCCCGATGTCAATCGGCTGGCCAACGCCTTTTGCGTCGGAGCCGAGGACGTCAACGAGGCGGTGAAGTGCGAGTTCTTGTTCATCGGTTCGTTCTTCGATCCCCCGAAGGCGAAGGAGGTCGCGATCGCCCAAATCGAGGCGGGCGCCGACGTCCTGTTCGCCGAACGTTTCGGCGTCGTCGAGGCGGGCGTGTACACGGCCCAGGACCTGGGCGGCTTTTCGTTGATGGGGGGGCGCACATCGCCCCTTGTCATGCGTAGGACGCCAAGCCGCCCGCCGATGTCAAGGCCCTGA
- the nifM gene encoding nitrogen fixation protein NifM → MPPSEEPSIFAYHLLKCALGAFAQPPAALDASALARARDMARKTLAIEDLVLSSVPADFVRARPGAVAGALQDVQARYAGRADFLRVLADNALNEDMLATALRRELRFDAILARIAERTPPVTAREIAAYYDANPNLFHMPETRTARHILVTVNPDYPENAAPAARRRIDTIRGGLGDGLTAFAAAAQAHSECPSALEGGILGRVARGQLYRELDAVLFVLDAGEISAVVQSELGYHIVLCEDIHPGRDISLDEAAAAIGEKLTRRRRHGAQRDWIAGLSRTASPTPSLQEIDT, encoded by the coding sequence ATGCCTCCGAGCGAAGAACCTTCGATCTTCGCTTACCATCTTCTGAAGTGCGCCTTGGGGGCGTTCGCCCAACCTCCCGCGGCGTTGGATGCATCGGCTTTGGCGCGGGCGCGCGACATGGCGCGAAAGACCCTGGCGATCGAAGACTTGGTTCTTTCTTCCGTTCCGGCGGATTTTGTGCGCGCTCGCCCCGGCGCCGTGGCCGGCGCCCTACAAGACGTTCAGGCGCGCTATGCCGGCCGCGCCGATTTTCTTCGCGTGCTCGCCGATAACGCGCTTAACGAAGATATGCTGGCCACGGCGCTTCGGCGCGAACTCCGGTTCGACGCCATTCTTGCGCGCATCGCCGAGAGAACGCCGCCGGTCACCGCGCGGGAAATCGCGGCCTACTACGACGCCAACCCCAACCTTTTTCACATGCCCGAAACGCGGACCGCGCGCCATATCCTGGTTACGGTGAACCCCGATTACCCGGAGAACGCGGCCCCGGCGGCGCGGCGACGTATCGACACGATCCGCGGTGGCCTCGGCGACGGTCTCACCGCTTTTGCCGCCGCGGCGCAGGCCCATTCCGAATGCCCCAGCGCCCTGGAGGGCGGCATACTGGGCCGCGTCGCCAGGGGCCAATTGTACCGCGAACTCGACGCCGTGCTGTTCGTCCTGGACGCGGGCGAAATTAGCGCCGTGGTCCAAAGCGAACTGGGCTATCACATTGTGTTGTGCGAGGACATTCACCCCGGACGCGATATTTCGCTGGATGAAGCCGCCGCCGCGATCGGCGAAAAATTGACCCGCCGCCGCCGCCATGGCGCTCAACGCGACTGGATCGCGGGGCTTTCGCGGACCGCGTCCCCAACCCCCAGCCTTCAGGAGATTGACACATGA
- a CDS encoding nitrogen fixation protein NifZ has protein sequence MKPQFDYGDGVRVMRTVRNDGTFPGEKTGARLVSRGSVGFVQNVGTFLQDQIIYAVHFLDEDKLVGCREEELQRADAPWVPRRFEFRDKVTAKVAFSVGGTIVVEAGREGEIVKTLNDDPSRGAVVYHVRFPGRTLVVAEEQLSPCPAAQATGARSGGAREQ, from the coding sequence ATGAAACCCCAGTTCGATTACGGCGACGGCGTCCGGGTGATGCGCACGGTGCGCAACGACGGCACCTTTCCCGGAGAAAAGACCGGCGCGCGCCTGGTGTCGCGCGGCAGCGTCGGTTTCGTGCAGAACGTCGGCACATTTTTGCAGGACCAGATTATCTACGCCGTTCATTTTCTGGACGAAGACAAACTGGTCGGTTGCCGCGAGGAAGAATTGCAGCGCGCCGACGCCCCGTGGGTCCCGCGCCGTTTCGAATTTCGCGACAAGGTGACGGCGAAGGTCGCCTTTTCCGTGGGAGGGACGATTGTGGTCGAGGCCGGAAGAGAAGGAGAGATCGTAAAAACCCTAAACGATGATCCTTCCCGAGGGGCGGTTGTCTACCATGTGCGTTTTCCGGGACGCACGCTTGTTGTCGCGGAGGAGCAATTGAGCCCCTGCCCCGCTGCGCAAGCGACGGGCGCGCGCTCCGGTGGGGCGCGAGAACAATGA
- the nifW gene encoding nitrogenase-stabilizing/protective protein NifW — MFADELNEEMDDLSTAEDFLDYFEVPYDPQVVHVNRLHILQRFHDYIAQGEDVCGAEAGDVRRAYGAALTRAYRDFVVSTAQREKVFKVFHMNAPQKTFVSAEDLLNAE, encoded by the coding sequence ATGTTTGCCGATGAGCTGAACGAAGAAATGGATGATTTGAGCACCGCCGAGGATTTCCTCGACTATTTCGAGGTTCCCTACGATCCCCAAGTGGTGCACGTCAACCGGTTGCACATTTTGCAGCGTTTTCACGATTACATCGCCCAAGGCGAGGACGTCTGCGGCGCGGAGGCTGGAGACGTCCGCCGCGCGTATGGCGCGGCGCTGACCCGCGCCTACCGGGACTTCGTCGTCTCCACGGCGCAGCGGGAAAAAGTCTTCAAGGTTTTTCACATGAACGCGCCGCAAAAGACCTTCGTGTCCGCCGAAGATCTCCTGAACGCGGAGTAA
- the cysE gene encoding serine O-acetyltransferase, producing MSDPCRDIPGGPANEARPTNETPGLWRQIKADISCVFARDPAASSRFEILTTYPGVHAVIAHRLAHGLWRRGWCYAARLMAFLSRMVTHIEIHPAAVIGQRFFIDHGAGVVIGETARVGDDVTLYHGVTLGGTSWSKGKRHPTLGDGVIIGSGAVVLGPVTIGAHAKVGANSVVIDDVPEGRTAVGVPGRVVRRRGVEHLNPSGIDLNHHLIADPVADAMACILERLGQLEARFPPGDVEPECAECDGPALCAHDLPRRRKARLEAVEMDAVKVETTKMAVRG from the coding sequence ATGTCTGATCCTTGTCGCGATATTCCCGGCGGCCCCGCGAACGAGGCCCGTCCCACGAACGAGACCCCCGGTCTTTGGCGCCAGATCAAGGCCGACATCTCCTGCGTTTTCGCGCGCGATCCGGCGGCCTCCTCGCGCTTTGAGATCCTGACCACCTATCCCGGGGTCCATGCCGTGATCGCCCACCGCCTGGCCCACGGGTTGTGGCGTCGGGGTTGGTGCTATGCGGCGCGCCTGATGGCGTTTCTGTCGCGCATGGTCACGCACATTGAAATACATCCCGCCGCCGTCATCGGGCAGCGTTTTTTCATTGATCACGGGGCCGGCGTGGTGATCGGCGAGACCGCCCGTGTCGGCGACGACGTGACCTTGTATCACGGCGTCACCCTGGGCGGCACGTCGTGGAGCAAGGGCAAGCGCCATCCTACCTTGGGCGACGGCGTCATCATCGGCAGCGGGGCGGTGGTCCTGGGGCCGGTCACCATCGGCGCGCACGCCAAGGTGGGGGCGAACTCGGTGGTTATCGACGACGTCCCCGAGGGGCGCACGGCGGTCGGCGTTCCGGGGCGCGTGGTGCGACGGCGCGGGGTCGAGCACCTCAACCCGTCGGGGATCGACCTCAATCACCACCTGATCGCCGACCCGGTGGCCGATGCGATGGCCTGCATTTTGGAGCGTTTGGGTCAGTTGGAGGCGCGCTTTCCGCCGGGCGACGTGGAGCCCGAATGCGCCGAATGCGACGGGCCGGCGCTGTGCGCGCACGATCTGCCGCGCCGGCGCAAGGCGCGCCTGGAAGCGGTGGAAATGGACGCGGTGAAAGTGGAAACGACAAAAATGGCGGTGAGAGGATAA
- the nifV gene encoding homocitrate synthase: MSRRDTSVTVNDTTLRDGEQSAGVAFSAEEKVSMVRLFDALGVPELEVGIPVMGDEERDAIRAMAAVRGGCRLMIWSRMTAADLALCAGLGVQAVDLSIPVSDIHLRHKLGRTREWALKTIETLVPRAVDMGLAVCVGAEDASRADPAFLDRVVETAEKAGAARLRYADTVGVLEPFRARDAFARMRGASDLELEIHAHNDLGLATANTLAAVMGGADHVNTTVHGLGERAGNAPFEEVVMALRHLYGRETGIDLRNFKSLSDVVAAASGRAVGWHKSLVGEGAFTHEAGIHVDGLLKDPLTYQGVDPAEMGRSHQLVLGKHSGSRAVVKAYGDMGVALTPREAEQILSHIRRHATAHKRAPDPGELLNFFKVVHPHV; this comes from the coding sequence ATGTCCCGCCGCGACACCTCCGTGACCGTTAACGACACCACTTTGCGCGATGGCGAGCAGTCGGCGGGCGTCGCTTTCAGCGCCGAGGAGAAGGTGTCCATGGTGCGTCTGTTCGACGCCCTGGGCGTGCCCGAATTGGAGGTCGGCATTCCCGTCATGGGGGACGAGGAGCGCGACGCCATCCGCGCCATGGCCGCGGTGCGGGGCGGATGTCGTTTGATGATTTGGAGTCGGATGACGGCGGCGGATTTGGCGCTGTGCGCGGGATTGGGGGTGCAGGCGGTGGACCTGTCGATCCCGGTTTCCGACATTCATCTGCGCCACAAGCTCGGGCGTACGCGCGAATGGGCGCTGAAGACCATCGAAACCCTAGTCCCGCGCGCCGTGGATATGGGCCTCGCGGTCTGTGTCGGGGCCGAGGACGCCTCGCGCGCCGATCCCGCGTTTTTGGACCGGGTGGTGGAAACGGCGGAGAAGGCAGGAGCCGCGCGGTTGCGTTACGCCGACACGGTGGGCGTCCTGGAGCCGTTCCGCGCCCGGGACGCCTTCGCCCGAATGCGCGGGGCATCGGACCTGGAGTTGGAAATTCACGCCCACAACGACCTCGGTCTGGCGACCGCCAACACCCTGGCCGCCGTGATGGGCGGGGCGGACCATGTCAACACCACGGTGCACGGCCTGGGCGAGCGGGCGGGCAACGCCCCGTTCGAGGAAGTGGTGATGGCGCTGCGTCATCTTTACGGCCGTGAAACGGGAATCGATCTGCGCAATTTCAAATCCCTTTCCGACGTCGTCGCCGCCGCCTCGGGGCGCGCCGTGGGCTGGCACAAAAGTTTGGTCGGCGAAGGCGCGTTCACCCACGAGGCGGGCATTCACGTCGATGGTCTTCTCAAGGATCCGTTGACCTACCAGGGCGTCGATCCGGCGGAAATGGGGCGCAGTCATCAATTGGTGCTGGGCAAGCATTCGGGCTCGCGCGCGGTGGTCAAGGCCTACGGCGATATGGGGGTCGCGCTCACCCCTCGCGAGGCCGAACAGATCCTGAGCCACATTCGCCGCCACGCGACGGCCCATAAACGGGCCCCCGATCCGGGCGAATTGCTGAATTTTTTCAAGGTGGTGCACCCTCATGTCTGA
- the nifS gene encoding cysteine desulfurase NifS: MDTIYLDNNATTRVEPEVVDAMLPYFTEQFGNPSSIHSFATDVAMAIKNARKEIQALLGARLDSEIVFTSCGTESDSTAILSALKAQPERREIVTTTVEHPAILSLCEYLEKDGYTVHYLSVDALGRLDMDDYQSKLTDKVAIVSAMWANNETGTLFPVAEMAERAHKAGVMFHTDAVQAVGKVPLNLAASKIDMLSLSGHKLHAPKGIGVLYVRRGTRFRPLLRGGHQERGRRAGTENAPAIVGLGVAARLARENLEVENTQVRVLRDRLEEAILDAVPHCFVTGDPSNRLPNTSNIAFEYVEGEAILMLLNKQGIAASSGSACTSGSLEPSHVMRAMDIPFTAAHGTVRFSLSRHNTADEIERVIAEVPPIIAKLRQLSPYWGGDGPITDPAAAFAPAYG, encoded by the coding sequence ATGGACACGATTTATCTCGACAACAACGCCACCACCCGGGTCGAACCCGAGGTCGTGGATGCGATGTTGCCCTATTTCACCGAACAGTTCGGCAACCCGTCGTCGATCCATTCCTTCGCCACCGATGTGGCCATGGCGATCAAAAATGCGCGCAAGGAAATTCAGGCGTTGTTGGGGGCGCGGCTGGACAGCGAGATTGTTTTCACCTCGTGCGGCACCGAATCGGATTCGACGGCGATCCTGTCGGCTCTCAAGGCGCAGCCCGAACGGCGCGAGATCGTCACCACCACGGTCGAACATCCGGCGATACTCTCGTTGTGCGAATACCTCGAAAAAGACGGCTACACGGTGCATTACCTGAGTGTCGATGCCCTGGGCCGTCTCGACATGGACGATTATCAAAGCAAACTCACGGACAAGGTGGCGATCGTCTCGGCGATGTGGGCGAACAACGAAACCGGCACCCTGTTTCCGGTCGCGGAAATGGCCGAACGGGCGCACAAGGCGGGCGTCATGTTCCACACCGACGCCGTGCAGGCGGTGGGCAAGGTTCCGCTGAACCTCGCCGCGAGCAAAATCGACATGCTGTCGCTGTCCGGCCACAAGCTGCACGCGCCCAAGGGGATCGGGGTGTTGTATGTGCGCCGAGGAACGCGTTTTCGCCCCTTGTTGCGGGGCGGTCATCAGGAACGGGGGCGGCGCGCGGGCACCGAAAACGCCCCCGCCATCGTCGGGCTGGGCGTCGCCGCGCGGCTGGCGCGGGAAAACTTGGAGGTCGAGAACACCCAGGTCAGGGTCCTGCGCGACCGCCTGGAAGAGGCCATCTTGGACGCCGTGCCGCATTGTTTCGTCACCGGCGATCCATCCAACCGGCTGCCCAACACGTCGAATATCGCCTTCGAATACGTCGAGGGCGAAGCCATCTTGATGCTCCTCAATAAGCAGGGCATCGCCGCGTCGAGCGGTTCGGCCTGTACCTCGGGTTCGTTGGAGCCCTCTCACGTCATGCGGGCGATGGACATTCCGTTCACCGCCGCCCACGGCACGGTGCGCTTTTCCCTATCGCGCCACAATACGGCGGACGAGATCGAGCGGGTAATCGCCGAGGTCCCGCCGATCATCGCCAAGCTGCGCCAATTATCGCCCTATTGGGGCGGCGACGGCCCGATTACGGATCCCGCCGCGGCGTTCGCCCCGGCGTACGGTTAA
- the nifU gene encoding Fe-S cluster assembly protein NifU, producing the protein MWDYSETVKDHFYNPRNAGVITEANGIGDVGSISCGDALRLMLRVEPGSETIIEASFQTFGCGSAIASSSALTEIIKGMTLDQALGVTNQDIADYLDGLPPEKMHCSVMGREALQAAVANYRGEEWVDDHEEGALVCKCFAVDEPMIENTIRANTLSTVEDVTNYTKAGGSCSSCHEKIEEILTRVLAERGEAFDPMAPARTPPEEAGETVAETVAEMGGLSTLQRIRRIEDEIAKARPQLQADGGDVELIDVRGNQVFIKLSGACSGCQMAAMTLGGLQQHMIEALGEFVQLIPVQGAVPVGE; encoded by the coding sequence ATGTGGGATTATTCGGAAACCGTCAAAGATCATTTTTACAATCCCCGCAACGCCGGGGTCATTACCGAGGCCAATGGGATCGGCGACGTCGGTTCGATCTCGTGCGGCGACGCCCTGCGTTTGATGCTGCGGGTCGAACCGGGAAGCGAGACCATCATCGAGGCGTCTTTTCAGACCTTCGGCTGCGGCTCGGCGATCGCCTCGTCGTCGGCGTTGACCGAGATCATCAAAGGCATGACCCTGGATCAGGCCCTGGGCGTGACCAACCAGGACATCGCCGATTATTTGGACGGTCTGCCGCCGGAAAAAATGCACTGCTCGGTGATGGGGCGCGAGGCGCTGCAGGCCGCCGTCGCCAATTACCGGGGCGAGGAATGGGTCGATGACCACGAGGAAGGCGCGCTGGTGTGTAAGTGTTTCGCCGTGGACGAGCCGATGATCGAAAATACCATTCGCGCCAACACGTTAAGCACGGTGGAAGACGTCACCAATTACACCAAGGCGGGCGGCAGTTGTTCGTCGTGTCATGAGAAAATCGAGGAAATCTTGACCCGTGTGCTGGCCGAACGGGGCGAGGCTTTCGACCCCATGGCGCCCGCCCGAACGCCCCCCGAGGAAGCCGGCGAGACGGTGGCGGAGACGGTGGCGGAGATGGGCGGCCTGTCCACCTTGCAGCGCATCCGCAGGATCGAGGACGAGATCGCCAAGGCGCGCCCGCAGCTTCAGGCCGATGGCGGCGACGTCGAGCTGATCGACGTGCGCGGCAATCAGGTTTTCATCAAATTGAGCGGGGCGTGCAGCGGCTGCCAGATGGCGGCGATGACGCTAGGCGGCCTGCAACAGCACATGATCGAGGCGCTGGGCGAATTCGTGCAATTGATACCGGTACAAGGCGCGGTTCCGGTGGGAGAATAG
- a CDS encoding HesB/IscA family protein has product MLNLTEDARRAVARFISTSKTPVTGLRIAVTGGGCSGFQYAMKLEGAAAAEDTVVECGDARVFVDPQSAPLLVGVTVDFQDSLEGSGFVFENPNAKSGCGCGKSFTA; this is encoded by the coding sequence ATGCTTAACCTTACCGAAGATGCCCGGCGCGCCGTCGCCCGTTTTATCTCAACGTCGAAAACGCCGGTCACGGGGCTGCGCATCGCGGTCACCGGCGGCGGTTGTTCGGGGTTTCAATACGCCATGAAACTGGAGGGCGCGGCCGCGGCGGAGGATACCGTCGTCGAATGCGGCGACGCCCGCGTTTTCGTCGATCCCCAAAGCGCGCCGCTTCTTGTGGGGGTCACGGTGGATTTTCAAGACAGCCTGGAAGGCAGCGGCTTCGTTTTTGAGAATCCCAACGCCAAGTCCGGCTGCGGCTGCGGCAAGTCGTTCACCGCCTAA
- a CDS encoding FAD:protein FMN transferase, whose amino-acid sequence MRRLGMILCMCAALASCAPRGNDEYKSTLYVFGTLVEIIVRGADRAQAQAATAQLSQEFQHMYKDWHAWKPGELSNLNKAFAKGETKKVSPFVLPLIVQAKRYYTMSDGLFNPAIGALVGAWGFHADVNPKGKLPPMARIRALAARHPTMDDVIIKGDRVHSRNPAVQLDFGGFAKGVAMDRAEKVLAAYGIKNAIVNAGGDLNTVGQYGGRPWRIAIRDPKAWGEIATVDLKPGEDVYTSGNYERYRDSKGVRYGHIINPRTGMPVRHIVSTTVIGYDGALADATATALTVAGPKGWYRIARRMGAHYVMLVDDTGTVYLNPAMKARVRFAKGLHPRIVQSAPL is encoded by the coding sequence ATGCGGCGTCTCGGGATGATTTTGTGCATGTGCGCCGCCCTGGCGTCGTGCGCCCCTCGGGGGAATGACGAATATAAAAGCACGCTCTACGTGTTCGGTACTTTGGTCGAAATCATCGTGCGCGGCGCCGACCGCGCCCAAGCCCAGGCCGCGACCGCCCAGCTCTCCCAGGAATTCCAGCATATGTACAAGGATTGGCATGCCTGGAAGCCCGGCGAGTTGAGCAATTTGAACAAGGCCTTCGCCAAGGGGGAAACCAAGAAGGTCAGCCCTTTCGTGTTGCCGCTGATCGTGCAGGCGAAGAGGTACTACACCATGAGCGACGGCCTGTTCAATCCGGCGATCGGGGCGTTGGTCGGGGCATGGGGGTTTCACGCCGACGTCAATCCCAAAGGTAAATTGCCTCCGATGGCGCGCATTCGCGCCCTGGCGGCGCGTCACCCGACGATGGACGACGTTATTATCAAGGGCGATAGGGTCCACAGCCGCAACCCTGCGGTCCAATTGGATTTTGGCGGTTTCGCCAAGGGGGTGGCGATGGACCGGGCGGAAAAGGTCCTTGCCGCCTACGGTATCAAGAACGCCATCGTTAACGCCGGAGGAGATTTAAACACCGTCGGCCAGTACGGCGGGCGGCCCTGGCGCATCGCCATTCGCGACCCCAAGGCGTGGGGCGAGATCGCCACCGTCGATCTGAAACCCGGCGAGGATGTCTATACCTCGGGCAATTACGAGCGCTATCGCGATTCCAAGGGCGTGCGTTACGGTCACATCATCAATCCGCGGACCGGAATGCCGGTGCGCCATATCGTCTCGACGACGGTGATCGGCTACGACGGTGCCCTGGCCGACGCCACCGCCACGGCATTGACCGTCGCCGGCCCCAAAGGCTGGTACCGCATCGCCCGGCGCATGGGGGCGCATTACGTGATGCTGGTGGACGATACCGGGACGGTTTACCTCAACCCGGCGATGAAGGCGCGCGTGCGCTTCGCCAAGGGATTGCACCCGCGCATTGTTCAAAGTGCGCCGCTATGA
- a CDS encoding ABC transporter ATP-binding protein, with amino-acid sequence MTSGSNRTVSSVSNALSLDLSFRRADFALEAAGAFPARGVHAIIGPSGGGKTTLLRLIAGLERPQGGRLVVNGRTWVDVQKGVFLPARKRATGVVFQDYALFEHMTVAANIGYGVARRSRRAAVARWLTRLDLEGLAARLPGELSGGQRQRTALARALATNPDVLLLDEPLSAIDAHLRRRLRARLADVLGTMDIPVFMVSHDIDDVRALADWIGVMVAGRLVRAGRRDDVFDTPGEVEVARVLGWPNLLEVGVLAGDRIAGRWGGLAVEGEPPLDTAWIGFKPEHLHLHSRSGQGIAARVRAIAEEGLIRRVTLAVGGGGTLVAHRPADVPTPAPGSRVWLSVAPRHLRFMGEGRVLPGAASPTCETPRLGKTA; translated from the coding sequence ATGACATCGGGTTCGAATCGCACCGTCTCTTCCGTGTCGAACGCCCTGAGCCTCGATCTCAGCTTTCGCCGCGCGGATTTCGCCCTTGAGGCGGCGGGCGCGTTTCCCGCCCGCGGGGTTCACGCCATTATCGGCCCTTCGGGCGGCGGCAAGACCACCTTACTGCGTCTGATCGCCGGTCTGGAACGCCCGCAAGGTGGGCGTCTCGTCGTCAACGGGCGGACCTGGGTCGATGTCCAAAAGGGCGTGTTCCTGCCCGCGCGCAAGCGCGCGACGGGGGTCGTCTTTCAAGATTACGCCCTGTTCGAGCACATGACGGTCGCCGCCAACATCGGTTACGGCGTGGCGCGCCGTTCGCGCCGCGCCGCCGTCGCGCGCTGGCTCACGCGTCTCGACCTGGAGGGGCTGGCGGCGCGCCTGCCCGGCGAGCTTTCCGGCGGCCAACGCCAACGCACGGCCCTGGCGCGCGCGCTGGCGACGAACCCCGACGTGTTGCTGTTGGACGAACCCCTGTCGGCAATCGACGCGCACCTGCGTCGGCGCCTGCGCGCCCGCCTGGCGGATGTCCTGGGGACGATGGATATTCCCGTTTTCATGGTCAGTCACGACATCGACGACGTACGCGCCCTTGCCGATTGGATTGGCGTTATGGTCGCGGGGCGCTTAGTCCGCGCCGGACGGCGGGACGATGTTTTCGATACCCCCGGCGAGGTCGAGGTCGCCCGCGTCCTGGGTTGGCCGAACCTGCTCGAAGTCGGCGTGCTGGCGGGCGATCGGATCGCCGGGCGATGGGGAGGGCTGGCGGTGGAAGGCGAGCCACCGCTGGATACCGCGTGGATCGGCTTCAAGCCGGAGCATCTTCATCTGCATTCACGATCGGGACAGGGCATCGCGGCGCGGGTGCGCGCGATCGCCGAGGAGGGCCTGATCCGTCGGGTGACCCTGGCCGTTGGCGGCGGTGGAACGCTGGTCGCGCACCGTCCGGCGGATGTGCCGACCCCCGCGCCGGGAAGCCGGGTGTGGCTGTCGGTCGCGCCCCGCCATTTGCGTTTCATGGGCGAGGGGCGGGTGCTCCCCGGCGCCGCGTCCCCGACGTGCGAGACGCCCCGTCTCGGCAAAACGGCATAA
- the modB gene encoding molybdate ABC transporter permease subunit, whose amino-acid sequence MTAPPGALDLAPLWLSFRLAGVTLGVLLAIALPLAWWLAWTRWRGKVVIETLVALPMVLPPTVLGFYLLVVMGPEGALGRVWRALTGSTLTFTFAGLVIASCVYSLPFVVQPLIAAFKRLDRRSVEASCTLGAPWWRTFALIVVPGIRGGILVAAVQGFAHTLGEFGVVLMVGGNIPGATRVVSIAIFEHVETLNYEAAGGLSLVLVAISFALLMATFVIGGERARRVPA is encoded by the coding sequence ATGACCGCGCCGCCGGGCGCGCTCGATCTCGCCCCGTTGTGGCTCAGTTTTCGCCTGGCGGGCGTGACCCTCGGCGTTTTGCTTGCGATCGCCTTACCGTTGGCGTGGTGGCTGGCATGGACGCGTTGGCGCGGCAAGGTCGTGATCGAAACCTTGGTCGCCTTGCCGATGGTGCTGCCGCCCACCGTGCTGGGATTTTACCTGTTGGTCGTGATGGGGCCGGAAGGCGCGCTCGGGCGGGTCTGGCGCGCCCTGACGGGATCGACCCTGACCTTCACCTTCGCCGGGCTGGTTATCGCCAGTTGCGTTTATTCGCTTCCCTTCGTCGTGCAGCCCCTGATCGCGGCCTTTAAACGGCTCGACCGGCGTTCGGTCGAAGCCTCGTGCACCCTGGGCGCGCCGTGGTGGCGCACCTTCGCGCTGATAGTCGTGCCGGGCATTCGCGGCGGCATCCTGGTCGCCGCGGTGCAGGGCTTCGCCCATACCCTGGGCGAATTCGGCGTCGTCCTGATGGTCGGGGGGAATATTCCCGGCGCGACCCGGGTGGTCTCTATCGCCATTTTCGAGCACGTCGAAACGTTGAACTACGAGGCGGCGGGTGGACTGTCGCTGGTCTTGGTGGCGATTTCCTTCGCCCTGCTGATGGCGACCTTCGTGATCGGCGGCGAACGCGCCCGGAGGGTTCCGGCATGA